Proteins from one Podospora pseudoanserina strain CBS 124.78 chromosome 1, whole genome shotgun sequence genomic window:
- the ADP1 gene encoding FAD-dependent urate hydroxylase (COG:Q; EggNog:ENOG503NWNI) produces MASKIPRALALLLSLSCAVSAASNYSSIDMLRVQAALMEGRPKDCPPCFNCNLPAHSCGQFAPCSEYSGKCNCPDGFGGDNCLEPLCGSLSRGPDRPKREGKSCQCDDGWTGINCNVCTNDRACDAMTETGDGGVCYTGGEIVKENFQMCDVTNKAIRSLLGAQIPQVTFNCKKETKLCDFQFWVDQKESFMCHLEECDSTADYDLSGTKNSTSYKCEKIKCECIPDRMLCGENGSVDISDFLVNLIKGPAKFECVQRPGEDKKCSFQEPEMNNLISDIFGDSSILLSCGAGECLYHTEVPGYAPQVPKINTPLIAGVIAGCALFLVGVILLTWYLSRRQFKYGPIHLDDSDDEAIKLMADHKPASLYFQNVFYNLNGKHILSGIQGMAHPGEITAIMGASGAGKTTFLDILARKNKRGQVSGDFYVNGEKVSDVDYKNAVGFVDQEDTMLPTLTVHETIMTSALLRLPRDMGRAAKEQRVVEVEKQLGIHHIRDSLIGSEEGKGRGISGGEKRRVSIACELVTSPSILFLDEPTSGLDAYNAYNVIECLVTLAKTYKRTVIFTIHQPRSNIVALFDRLILLAQGKTVYSGPLHLCQEYFDQIGYSCPPGFNIADYLVDLTMHASSTTSYDDGALSTDGGSIGPSSTRAVKSVASISGNSVGDESTVTAGSSRPRGPRRDSVRLRQERELYTRRKQAADTAAFSDARDEIGAYKVQRQAPGQQPTPIAEDPDDLPPPATTGTDLDILVHSYIQSDIAGNTHDQIEQAVAAATASNGQNANGYVADGPNINLGAMGRGYTRIGYWRQFVLLSQRTWRNLYRNPMLMLTHYAIAILLAVFAGYLFYGLTMDIAGFQNRLGLFFFVLALFGFSTLTSLSVFSQERLLFVRERANGYYSPITYFAAKVLFDIIPLRIIPPILLGAIVYPMTGLVAEPAKFLVFMLVLVLFNFAAAGICLFIGIVCKDHGVANLIGSLVMLFSLLFAGLLLNHNAIPPAALWLQWLSIFHYGFEALIVNEVAGLTLIDHKIGIDITVPGAAILSSFGFDNLAMWMDIINLGVFGVVFIILAYAAMHLLLVERR; encoded by the exons ATGGCATCCAAAATACCACGGGCGCTAGCCTTGCTGCTATCGCTGTCATGCGCTGTCTCGGCCGCCAGCAACTACTCGTCCATCGACATGCTGCGAGTCCAGGCAGCACTGATGGAGGGACGTCCAAAAGACTGTCCACCATG CTTCAACTGCAACCTCCCAGCCCATTCGTGCGGTCAGTTCGCTCCTTGTAGTGAATACAGCGGCAAATGCAATTGCCCTGATGGCTTTGGCGGTGACAATTGTCTTGAACCAT TATGCGGCTCTCTCTCCAGAGGACCTGATCGACCGAAACGGGAGGGCAAGTCCTGCCAGTGCGATGATGGATGGACCGGCATCAACTGCAATGTGTGCACCAACGATAGAGCCTGCGACGCCATGACCGagactggtgatggtggtgtttgttaTACCGGCGGTGAGATTGTGAAGGAGAACTTCCAGATGTGTGATGTTACCAACAAGGCTATTCGTAGCCTGTTGGGCGCCCAGATTCCCCAGGTCACCTTCAACTGCAAAAAGGAGACGAAGCTGTGTGATTTCCAAT TTTGGGTTGATCAGAAGGAGTCTTTCATGTGCCATCTCGAAGAATGCGATTCGACCGCCGACTATGACCTCTCAGGAACGAAGAACTCGACTTCCTACAAGTGCGAAAAGATCAAGTGCGAGTGTATCCCCGACCGTATGCTCTGTGGCGAGAATGGCTCTGTGGACATCAGCGATTTCCTGGTCAACTTGATCAAGGGCCCTGCCAAGTTCGAGTGTGTGCAACGACCGGGCGAGGACAAGAAGTGCTCTTTCCAAGAGCCCGAGATGAACAACCTGATCAGCGATATTTTTGGTGACTCGAGCATTCTTCTCAGCTGCGGCGCCGGCGAATGTCTCTACCACACAGAAGTCCCCGGTTATGCCCCCCAGGtccccaagatcaacacGCCATTGATTGCTGGAGTCATTGCAGGATGCGCACTCTTCTTGGTGGGTGTCATTCTCCTGACATGGTACTTGTCCAGAAGGCAGTTCAAGTATGGGCCTATCCATCTGGACGATTCAGATGACGAAGCCATCAAGCTCATGGCAGACCACAAGCCGGCCTCCCTTTACTTCCAGAACGTGTTCTACAACCTGAACGGAAAGCATATTCTTTCGGGCATCCAGGGCATGGCTCATCCCGGAGAGATCACGGCGATCATGGGAGCTTCGGGTGCTGGAAAGACCACCTTTTTGGACATCTTGGCCCGCAAGAACAAGCGTGGCCAGGTTTCTGGTGACTTTTATGTCAATGGTGAAAAGGTCAGCGATGTGGACTACAAGAACGCTGTGGGATTTGTTGATCAGGAAGATACCATGTTGCCCACTCTCACGGTTCACGAGACCATCATGACCAGCGCACTTCTTCGCCTGCCAAGGGACATGGGAAGGGCCGCAAAGGAACAGAGAGTCGTCGAGGTCGAAAAGCAGTTGGGTATTCACCACATTCGAGACTCGTTGATCGGTTccgaggagggcaagggtCGGGGTATTTCGGGCGGAGAGAAGCGCCGTGTCAGCATTGCCTGCGAGTTGGTCACCAGCCCgtccatcctcttcctcgatgAGCCTACCAGTGGTCTTGACGCTTACAACGCCTACAACGTCATCGAATGTTTGGTCACATTGGCAAAGACGTACAAGCGGACAGTCATCTTCACGATCCACCAGCCTAGGTCCAACATCGTTGCCCTGTTTGACCGCCTCATTCTGCTCGCTCAAGGCAAGACCGTCTACTCTGGACCCCTGCACCTGTGCCAGGAGTACTTCGATCAGATCGGTTACAGCTGCCCTCCCGGTTTCAACATCGCCGACTATTTGGTTGACCTGACGATGCAtgcttcctccaccacttccTACGACGACGGTGCCCTGTCTACTGATGGTGGTAGCATCGGCCCCAGTAGCACCCGGGCTGTCAAATCGGTCGCTAGTATCTCTGGTAACAGTGTTGGTGACGAGAGTACAGTTACGGCTGGCTCATCACGTCCCAGAGGCCCGCGTCGGGATTCCGTAAGGTTGAGGCAGGAGCGGGAGCTCTACACTCGGCGCAAGCAAGCAGCTGATACAGCTGCTTTTTCGGACGCCAGGGACGAGATTGGAGCGTACAAGGTTCAACGCCAGGCACCCggccaacaaccaaccccaatcGCGGAAGATCCTGATGATTTACCTCCTCCCGCCACCACTGGAACCGATCTTGACATTCTCGTTCACTCTTATATCCAGTCAGATATCGCTGGCAATACGCATGACCAAATCGAGCAGGCTGTTGCGGCAGCGACTGCCAGCAACGGCCAAAACGCCAATGGGTATGTGGCAGATGgacccaacatcaaccttgGTGCGATGGGCAGAGGATATACTCGCATCGGATATTGGCGACAGTTTGTTCTTTTGTCCCAGCGTACCTGGAGAAACCTCTACCGGAACcccatgttgatgttgacccACtacgccatcgccatcctcctcgccgttTTCGCTGGCTATCTGTTCTACGGCCTGACGATGGATATTGCTGGCTTCCAAAACAGACTtggtcttttcttcttcgtcctcgccctGTTCGGCTTCAGCACCCTGACCAGCTTGTCCGTGTTCTCCCAGGAGCGGCTTCTCTTCGTCCGTGAGAGAGCAAATGGATACTATTCACCCATCACCTACTTTGCGGCCAAGGTTCTTTTCGACATCATCCCTCTCAGAATTATCCCACCAATCCTGCTAGGTGCGATTGTCTACCCAATGACTGGCCTCGTTGCCGAGCCAGCCAAGTTTTTGGTGTTCATGCTGGTCCTGGTACTTTTCAACTTTGCTGCAGCAGGCATTTGTCTGTTCATCGGCATTGTCTGCAAGGACCATGGCGTTGCGAACCTGATTGGCAGCTTGGTCATGTTGTTCAGCTTGCTTTTTGCTGGTCTGCTGCTGAATCACAACGCAATTCCACCAGCAGCTCTCTGGCTCCAGTGGCTGTCAATCTTCCACTATGGCTTCGAGGCGCTGATCGTGAACGAGGTCGCTGGGCTCACTCTTATCGACCACAAGATTGGTATCGATATTACAGTGCCTGGTGCCGCCATTCTCAGCTCGTTCGGTTTCGATAACCTGGCCATGTGGATGGACATCATCAATCTTGGTGTATTTGGTGTTGTGTTCATCATTCTGGCTTACGCCGCTATGCATCTTCTTTTGGTCGAGAGGAGATAG
- a CDS encoding hypothetical protein (EggNog:ENOG503P429) has protein sequence MPPSLPRPALTGLEAALTNCRLTPRPVSRQLSRSLSTTPSYLQQFFPPDSPKFITIPEPPQSSEVKPPPVKGHLPKPRNLFPTRGGRRKATSAFIKAATPLSKSEAAGLPPKSAAEAAHRKAAAIRRKNLAAGTLSLYRRKTTHDRRILERSRYKVGFNIACANKPEREDEILTRSTVKASTALKVQVEPSPLRFERAEEARQKTEQLAAQKSEERKDALAQLFVAAQSFIVTEKQLEERVEELFKEDTFKNRISSAAKNIWEASGPPISVATRQAQISGMASGLSDSTRAATQAAVRRKLVAEELSGGKLVIDA, from the coding sequence ATGCCTCCATCGCTTCCACGACCGgccctcaccggcctcgaaGCCGCCCTCACCAACTGCCGCCTCACCCCCAGACCAGTATCCCGGCAGCTCTCTCGCTCCCTCTCGACAACCCCCTCCTACCTCCAACAATTCTTCCCCCCCGACTCCCCCAagttcatcaccatccccgaaCCCCCCCAATCCTCCGAAGTCAAACCCCCCCCCGTCAAAggccacctccccaaaccccgcaacctcttccccacccGCGGCGGCCGCCGCAAAGCCACATCCGCCTTCATCAAAGccgccacccccctctccaaatccGAAGCCGCCGgcctcccccccaaatccgccgccgaagccgcccACCGCAAAGCAGCCGCCATCCGCCGCAAGAACCTCGCAGCAGGCACCCTTAGCCTCTACCGCCGTAAGACCACCCACGACAGGAGAATCCTCGAACGCTCCCGGTACAAGGTCGGATTCAACATCGCCTGCGCCAACAAGCCCGAGCGCGAGGACGAAATCCTCACCCGGTCGACAGTCAAGGCGTCCACCGCCCTGAAGGTCCAGGTCGAGCCTAGTCCACTCCGGTTCGAGAGGGCCGAAGAGGCCAGGCAAAAGACTGAACAGTTGGCTGCGCAAAAGTCAGAAGAGAGGAAAGACGCCCTTGCTCAGCTGTTTGTTGCCGCACAGAGCTTCATCGTGACGGAgaagcagctggaggagagggtcgAGGAGCTGTTCAAGGAGGATACGTTCAAGAACAGGATTAGCAGCGCCGCTAAGAACATTTGGGAGGCTTCTGGCCCGCCGATCAGCGTGGCCACGAGACAGGCGCAAATTTCAGGTATGGCCTCTGGATTGTCTGATTCTACCAGGGCGGCGACCCAGGCGGCGGTCAGGAGGAAGTTGGTGGCCGAGGAGCTTTCGGGTGGCAAGCTGGTTATCGATGCTTAG
- the NOG2 gene encoding GTPase required for pre-60S ribosomal subunit nuclear export and maturation (EggNog:ENOG503NUVV; COG:S), with protein MGTGKKEKSRMERQGKPTGDPKVKGENFYRSAKKIKTLNVLKEGKAIRNKDGKIVKAASFQSRERPKAVIEPNRRWFSNTRVISQDTLTSFREAVEENQKDPYSVLLKSNKLPMSLIRDDGPKLEDGLKKHQAKMTIESAPFSETFGPKAQRKRPKLSFATVDELAGHTESSFDQYTARQEQIKLLSGTSGTAEVENKESVYPEIDFSVSTAKEAIFFKGQSKRIWNELYKVIDSSDVILHVLDARDPVGTRCRHVEKYLSTEAPHKHLIFVLNKIDLVPSSTAAAWIRVLQKDRPTCAMRSSMKNPFGRGSLIDLLRQFSILHKDRKQISVGLVGYPNVGKSSIINALRGKPVAKVAPIPGETKVWQYVTLMKRIYLIDCPGIVPPNQNDTPQDLLLRGVVRVENVEHPEQYIPAVLSKVKPHHMERTYELKGWKDHIQFLEMLARKGGRLLKGGEPDVDGVAKMVLNDFMRGKIPWFTPAPAMEGTEDADSELIEGRQGRLGEMRKRKRDLEAEGESVADTSMAGSTLAATEDLAASDDEDDDFSGFSSDSDSEGEGEDNEDNEGDDAEDMISLGESSDEEASDAESEQEPDPPASRKRRKA; from the exons ATGGGAACTG ggaagaaggaaaagtCCCGCATGGAGCGGCAGGGCAAGCCCACAGGCGACCCCAAGGTGAAGGGTGAAAACTTCTACCGCTCCGCCAAAAAGATCAAGACCCTCAATGTCctcaaggagggcaaggcgATTCGCAACAAGGATGGCAAGATCGTCAAGGCTGCCTCTTTCCAGAGCAGAGAGCGCCCCAAGGCTGTCATCGAGCCAAACCGAAGATGgttcagcaacaccagagTCATTTCCCAGGACACACTCACATCGTTCCGGGAGGCTGTGGAGGAGAACCAGAAGGACCCATACTCAGTACTGCTCAAGAGCAACAAGCTTCCCATGAGCTTGATTCGTGATGACGGACCCAAGCTCGAGGATGGGTTGAAGAAGCATCAAGCCAAGATGACAATCGAGAGTGCGCCCTTCTCAGAGACCTTTGGACCCAAGGCGCAAAGGAAACGTCCCAAGCTGAGCTTCGCCACTGTTGACGAACTGGCGGGCCACACCGAGTCGAGCTTCGATCAGTACACCGCGAGGCAGGAACAGATCAAGCTGCTCAGCGGTACTTCTGGCACGGCTGAGGTGGAGAACAAGGAAAGTGTCTACCCGGAGATTGACTTCAGTGTCTCAACGGCCAAGGAagccatcttcttcaaggGTCAATCCAAGCGCATCTGGAACGAGCTCT ACAAGGTGATTGACTCTTCCGACGTCATCCTCCACGTTCTCGACGCCCGTGATCCTGTCGGCACAAGATGTCGCCACGTGGAGAAGTATCTTTCTACAGAAGCTCCGCACAAGCATCTCATCTTCGTTCTGAACAAGATCGATTTGGTTCCATCCAGCACAGCC GCTGCTTGGATCCGTGTGCTTCAAAAGGATCGCCCCACCTGCGCCATGAGATCAAGCATGAAGAACCCGTTCGGTCGTGGTTCTCTGATCGATCTTCTCCGCCAATTTAGCATCCTCCACAAGGACCGCAAGCAGATCAGTGTTGGTCTGGTTGGGTATCCCAACGTGGGCAAatccagcatcatcaacgccctccGTGGCAAGCCTGTTGCCAAGGTTGCACCTATTCCCGGTGAGACCAAGGTCTGGCAGTACGTTActctgatgaagaggatcTACCTGATTGATTGCCCGGGTATTGtaccacccaaccaaaaTGACACACCACAggaccttcttctccgtgGTGTCGTCCGTGTTGAGAATGTCGAGCATCCCGAGCAGTATATCCCTGCTGTGTTGAGCAAGGTCAAGCCGCATCATATGGAAAGGACGTATGAGCTGAAGGGTTGGAAAGACCACATTCAGTTCCTTGAGATGCTGGCTAGGAAGGGCGGCAGACTGTTGAAGGGTGGTGAGCCAGATGTGGACGGTGTGGCCAAGATGGTCTTGAACGATTTTATGCGAGGCAAGATTCCTTGGTTCACCCCCGCGCCAGCGATGGAAGGGACCGAGGATGCCGACTCTGAACTCATTGAGGGCCGCCAAGGTCGTCTCGGTGAGATGCGGAAGCGGAAACGCGACCTCGAGGCTGAAGGCGAAAGTGTTGCCGATACATCCATGGCTGGGTCGACTCTGGCGGCCACCGAGGATCTTGCAGCTTCAGatgacgaagatgacgattTCTCTGGATTTTCCAGTGATAGTGACTctgagggtgagggcgaaGATAACGAAGACAATGAGGGCGATGATGCCGAGGATATGATATCCCTCGGCGAGTcgagtgatgaggaggcaTCAGATGCTGAGTCGGAGCAAGAGCCAGATCCGCCAGCGTCcaggaaaaggagaaaggCGTAG
- a CDS encoding hypothetical protein (EggNog:ENOG503PNND) gives MFAHIFLFLVLGLSFVVADVADIQTCLFHLYSVDASCSNNLTVGQLPGGQLQGSKLTESATWFRFFDGRLLDHALRGCWWAPVSTVLVCDVAFSDVEEPDMLFSVTTHGDAQALSYNGTFSFFACRSGRYDKMNYYLEQPDATCPQVFLHVDPDMSCFDEPFLTMTTTPALHFSTPVPSATESTSTDDLLSTAYYTETVGESTSAAHDTESPATYDTDGPRVTTLIFQTTTPTLTITTTPPTSASYPPPSTLPLTSSIRPQYHSLSTLLSPPLPSLTAPSINLTALPPTTFPSLSIPKPFTTGLFSWTNSSFPSTFKTKTLSPGVYGSGRGSSLSMQTPTVYYGTAGFSRPPRTPTPSYEPMPLVTTLIFHTEREEGGGSVTTGPVVETFTVTAEEGVVVTFAVEVER, from the exons ATGTTTGCTcacatcttcctcttcttggtgcTGGGGTTGAGCTTCGTGGTGGCTGATGTTGCGGATATACAAACATGTTTGTTCCACCTATACTCAGTCGATGCCAGttgcagcaacaacctcacaGTTGGCCAATTACCAGGTGGTCAACTTCAGGGAAGCAAACTCACAGAGTCAGCAACGTGGTTCCGGTTTTTTGATGGTCGTCTTCTAGACCACGCCCTAcgggggtgctggtgggctC CCGTCTCGACAGTCTTAGTCTGTGACGTTGCCTTTTCCGACGTGGAAGAACCCGACATGCTTTTCTCTGTCACCACGCACGGCGATGCCCAGGCTCTCAGTTACAATGGAACATTTTCCTTTTTCGCCTGCCGATCTGGCCGCTACGACAAGATGAACTACTACCTCGAGCAGCCAGACGCAACGTGCCCGCAAGTCTTCCTTCACGTCGACCCCGATATGTCATGTTTTGATGAGCCGTTTCTCACTATGACAACCACACCCGCGCTTCATTTCTCAACGCCAGTCCCCTCTGCCACAGAAAGTACCAGTACGGACGATTTGTTGAGTACGGCTTACTATACTGAGACAGTCGGCGAGTCAACTTCGGCAGCTCACGATACAGAATCTCCCGCCACTTACGACACAGACGGTCCCCGGGTTACTACGTTGATCTtccaaaccaccacacctACATTAACCATCACG ACgacccccccaacctcagcctcctaccccccaccttccaccctcccactTACATCATCCATCCGCCCCCAATACCACTCCCTCagcaccctcctctcccctcccctcccatccctgaccgccccctccatcaacctcacagCCTTGCCTCCCACgaccttcccatccctctccatccccaaaccGTTCACAACAGGCCTCTTCTCCTGGACAAACTCCTctttcccctccaccttcaaaACTAAAACCCTCAGCCCGGGCGTTTATGGTAGCGGAAGGGGTTCTTCCCTCAGCATGCAGACACCAACGGTGTATTACGGCACGGCAGGGTTCAGCCGTCCACCCAGAACTCCTACCCCGTCATACGAACCAATGCCTTTGGTGACGACGTTGATTTTTCATACGGAacgggaggagggtgggggaagTGTTACTAccgggccggtggtggagaccTTTACGgtgacggcggaggagggggtagtGGTTACCTTTGCTGTGGAGGTTGAGCGTTAA
- a CDS encoding hypothetical protein (EggNog:ENOG503NXUU): MALPPKFNAHRLTFSSSLTSAPEPKHTIELFLDYVCPFSAKLFNHLYNNIIPKIISPNPSLSSKVDFIIRQQIQPWHPSSTLVHEAALAVLQLTNSPAKFYQFSSTLFAHQKSYFDISLVNETRNQTYRRLAKLASDTISDLDEEAVYNLLAIPSQPGEDGALNAGNAVTNDVKLITKINRLLGVHVTPTVIFNGVVANEISSGWTEEQWKEWLDKNIV; encoded by the exons ATGGCCCTCCCACCCAAATTCAACGCCCACCgcctcaccttctcctcctcactaaCCTCAGCCCCCGAACCAAAGCACACCATCGAGCTTTTCCTCGACTACGTCTGccccttctcagcca AACTCTTCAACCATCTctacaacaacatcatccccaaaatcatctcccccaacccctccctctcctccaaagtCGACTTCATCATCCGTCAACAAATCCAACCCTGgcacccctcctccaccctcgtcCACGAAGCCGCTCTCGCCGTCCTCCAACTAACCAACTCCCCCGCCAAATTCTACCagttctcctccaccctttTCGCCCACCAAAAATCCTACTTTGATATCTCCCTCGTGAACGAAACCCGCAACCAGACCTACCGCCGCCTCGCCAAGCTCGCCTCGGACACCATCTCTGACCTGGACGAGGAAGCCGTCTACAACCTCCTTgccatcccctcccaaccgGGCGAGGACGGCGCCCTCAACGCAGGCAACGCCGTCACAAACGACGTGAAGCTGATCACCAAAATCAACAGACTTCTCGGTGTTCACGTCACGCCTACTGTAATCTTCAATGGCGTTGTAGCAAATGAGATTTCGAGTGGGTGGACTGAGGAGCAGTGGAAGGAGTGGTTGGACAAGAATATTGTTTAG
- a CDS encoding hypothetical protein (EggNog:ENOG503P2V1; COG:S) yields MLPLSVRRAVASAAPQSPVTVVSSLTASAPKAAYKANGLHQRRYSSSKPSSPDDGARDFAARPSVPASGNSKTTGEKRKRKAKDAGPQLPSVPSTKHIKDEALALSTFFALHRPISVTQLLPKTVTEDAFAEIFNTRSPRHRVSDVLSTLSQTQERMQQEIQETGEPPRRADGAPFEMSGESNVYFQLNSMAGQFLPYAPPPAPKPMADGAAAAVDALVDELAGTTLEASEEPQTRVYKAMVTIEETVEADGQYKVVAHSPELIDSAEQGGVQPRTFLERMALRQLKYDESRRLQDRAMQAISVKRQRKLRMKKKKYKKLQKRTRNERRKLDRL; encoded by the exons atGCTGCCGTTATCAGTGCGACGGGCTGTCGCGTCTGCGGCTCCCCAGTCGCCTGTGACGGTGGTTTCCTCCCTGACTGCGTCGGCTCCCAAAGCCGCCTACAAGGCCAATGGTCTCCACCAGCGCCGGTACTCGTCCTCAAAACCCTCAAGCCCGGATGACGGCGCCCGCGATTTCGCCGCCCGGCCCTCCGTGCCCGCCTCGGGCAACTCCAAGACGACCGGCGAGAAGCGCAAAAGAAAGGCCAAGGACGCCggcccccagctccccagcGTCCCCAGCACCAAGCACATCAAGGACGAGG CCCTCGCCCTgtccaccttcttcgccctcCACCGGCCCATCTCCGTCACACAGCTCCTCCCCAAGACGGTGACCGAGGATGCCTTTGCCGAGATCTTCAACACCCGCTCGCCGCGTCACAGGGTGTCGGACGTCCTGTCGACCCTGTCACAAACG CAGGAGCGGATGCAGCAAGAGATTCAGGAAACCGGAGAGCCGCCGAGGCGCGCCGACGGCGCCCCGTTTGAGATGAGCGGCGAGAGCAACGTCTATTTTCAGCTCAACTCCATGGCAGGCCAGTTCCTGCCTTATGCGCCGCCTCCGGCACCCAAGCCGATGGCCGatggcgccgccgccgccgttgatGCTCTTGTCGACGAACTTGCCGGCACGACGCTGGAAGCGAGCGAGGAGCCCCAGACGAGGGTGTACAAGGCCATGGTCACGATcgaggagacggtggaggcggaCGGGCAGTACAAGGTTGTTGCGCACAGCCCGGAACTCATCGACAGTGCGGAGCAGGGCGGCGTTCAGCCGAGGACgtttttggagaggatggcgctGCGCCAGCTGAAGTATGACGAGTCGAGACGGCTGCAGGACCGGGCCATGCAGGCCATTAGTgtgaagaggcagaggaagttgcggatgaagaagaagaagtacaagaagctgcagaagaggacgagaaaCGAGAGGAGAAAGTTGGATAGATTGTAA